The Treponema succinifaciens DSM 2489 region CGTAAAAAGCAGAATGTTCTGTGCCCCGGAATATATTGCGGACCGTCAACTTTAAGTCCCATTCTCATAACTGAATTTCTTTCAATAATCCGAGCGGTCAGTTGAGGCGGAAGTTCTATTTCTTCATTTGATTTTATGTAAACCACGTCTCCCGGTTTCAGTTCAAAAGACAAAACGGTATTTTTTTGAGAGTCATATACGCAATCAACAGAAAGTTCGTAGGCAATTCCTTTTAAGTTTTCTTCTTTATAACCTGAAACAATGAGTTTTCCCTGCGAAACCAGTTCTTTTATATTTTTGTCAACTAAAAGCATAAAAACCTCTTTGATATGGATTTAAGTATATTCCCTATCATTTTTATTTTCAACAGTTGTGCGCTCTTTCAGTTTTTTAATTTCCGATTTTCCATCTGTTGCCTTCGCGGACAAACCGTTTGGCGTTCACTTCGATTACACGGCCGTCTTCTCCAAGCATTTTTACCATGGAAGTTATGGGGTTCACTTCAATTACGCGGAAATTTGTATCGTCGTAAAAAAGTCTTATGCCTTCATTCGGGAGCTTTTTGCGTGCCTCGGAATACCAGTCGTACTCATAGCTAAGGCAGCACAAAAGTCGTCCGCACTGTCCGCTGATTTTCATGGAATTCAGGCTTAGGTTTTGTTCCTTTGCCATTTTTATGCTTACAGGCCGGAGTTTGTCGCTTATGCTGTTGCAGCAGTAAGGCCGTCCGCACACTCCAAGCCCTCCTGTAATTCGGCATTCATCGCGCACTCCAATCTGGCGCAGTTCAATTCGCATTTTAAAGATTGAAACAAGGTCTTTTACAAGCTCGCGGAAGTCAACCCTGTTATCGCTGGAAAAGAAGAACAAGGCTTTTTGCTCGCCCACAAGAAAGTGCACGGAAATAAGTTTCATGTCCAGATGATGATGCTCTACTTTTTCACGGAATACTTTGAATGCGGACTTTTCAGTTTCTGCAAGTGAAGAAGCTTTTTCAAGGTCGTCATTGTTTGCCTTGCGCGCAATCTGCACAACGTCGCCCGGCTTTATTCCAACGGGAACTTTTGAAATTCCAAGGTTTTCTGCAAGGTCAAGCCCGTAGCGTGTGGGAACAATCACTTTGTCGCCGTCGTTCAGCTTTCCGCCGGGAAACGTGGCGTAAATCCCTTCAAATGAATACACCAGCTTAAGCTTGTAAAGTTCTTTGGGAAAAACAAAATTCCTTGAGTCAGTGCTTTCTGATTCCTGCAAGTCTTCAAGAGAGGCAAGATCTTCATTTTCTTCATATATATCGCTTTCAAAAATATCAGACATAAAAACTCCAATTGTCTTAGTTTATCAATTATGACGCCATAAGGTCTACAAGCAGGCCGCTGATTTCGTTTACCCGGGCAAGCATTGCGAACGCTTCCCTGTGCGAACTTAAAAGCCAGTTTGCCATTTCGTCCAGTTTCTGATTTATGACCACAATCTTGAACTGCGGATCAAGCGGCTTTCCTTTTCTTGTGAATCCGCGCCGTTCTCTTTTTTTTACTTCAAAGTTGTTTTTTGCAAGGTATCTTAAAAACTGTGACACTTTTTTTCTGTAGTCAGCGAATTCTTCCGGCGTCTGCTTTTCCTTTAGGCGGTCCGCCGCCATGTCGGCCTGATCTTTTAAATAAATTGCAGCGTCTTCCGTGTCCAGCCCCGCAATTTCCTTAGGGAAGCCGTCTTTTTGCAGAGCGAATTCTTCCCGGGTCTTTTCCATTGCGCTGGAAAAAAGTTTCCGCCTTGTTTTGTCTGTTTTCTGGGATTTTTCGTCTTTTTGGGCTTTTTGAGCCTGAGCATTCGCTATGGAAGCTGCTGCGGAAAAATACAGGCTTGAAGATGTGCCTTCAACTTCCATTTTAAATCCTTATGGACATTGAAGAAATCGCCTTCATGTTTTCCTGCCGTGAAACTGCGGATGCAAATTCCGCGCTGTCTGAAAGTGAAATGCAGTGGCCGTGCAAAACAACATTTTCTTCTGAAACAAGTTTTTTTGTCTGCAAGTCTCCAATCACCACGCTTGAAGAAAGAAGCTTTATAAAGTCCGGCGCAACAATGTCGCCCAGAACTATTCCGCCTATGACCGTTATGGATTTTGCTTTTATGTTTCCGCGGATTCTGGCATTTTCACCGATTATAACATTTCCGGTGGCTTCTATATTTCCGTCAATATCGCCGTCAATACGGGCAAATCCGTTTATCTTGACATCGCCTTTTACAGAAGAGCCTGTGCCAAGGATGCTGTTAATGGAAATATTGTCGTTAAAAATAGCCATATTATTTTACGTTGATGTATTTTGCAGGATCTACTACGTCTGAACCGATGTGGACTTCGTAATGAAGGTGCGGTCCTGTTGTGATTCCTGTGTTTCCGATTGTTCCAATTATCTGACGCTGGGCGACTATATCGCCTTTTTTTACGCGGGTTGTGCCAAGATGTGCATACCGTGTGTAAATTCCGTGCTTGTGCTTGATTATTACATTGAGACCAAAACTGTCATCGTAGGCAACTGTAACAACCTGGC contains the following coding sequences:
- a CDS encoding PSP1 domain-containing protein; the encoded protein is MSDIFESDIYEENEDLASLEDLQESESTDSRNFVFPKELYKLKLVYSFEGIYATFPGGKLNDGDKVIVPTRYGLDLAENLGISKVPVGIKPGDVVQIARKANNDDLEKASSLAETEKSAFKVFREKVEHHHLDMKLISVHFLVGEQKALFFFSSDNRVDFRELVKDLVSIFKMRIELRQIGVRDECRITGGLGVCGRPYCCNSISDKLRPVSIKMAKEQNLSLNSMKISGQCGRLLCCLSYEYDWYSEARKKLPNEGIRLFYDDTNFRVIEVNPITSMVKMLGEDGRVIEVNAKRFVREGNRWKIGN
- a CDS encoding YaaR family protein produces the protein MEVEGTSSSLYFSAAASIANAQAQKAQKDEKSQKTDKTRRKLFSSAMEKTREEFALQKDGFPKEIAGLDTEDAAIYLKDQADMAADRLKEKQTPEEFADYRKKVSQFLRYLAKNNFEVKKRERRGFTRKGKPLDPQFKIVVINQKLDEMANWLLSSHREAFAMLARVNEISGLLVDLMAS
- a CDS encoding bactofilin family protein, producing the protein MAIFNDNISINSILGTGSSVKGDVKINGFARIDGDIDGNIEATGNVIIGENARIRGNIKAKSITVIGGIVLGDIVAPDFIKLLSSSVVIGDLQTKKLVSEENVVLHGHCISLSDSAEFASAVSRQENMKAISSMSIRI